The Micromonospora sp. NBC_01740 genome includes a window with the following:
- the secF gene encoding protein translocase subunit SecF yields the protein MAKSGLASRLYRGEAGLDIIGRRKLWFGVALVLILLSLLSFGLRGFSLGIEFAGGNSFQIPASVGTLEQTELKVQDALAAAGGDAKVVTTQKVGGTGGDFYEVRTTQLDTEQANAVKDEIADEFGIDAATISGNQVSEAWGSQVTSRALLGLVIFIAVVMIYLILRFEWRMAVAAVSSLIMNLILTAGIYSLVGFEVTPSTVIGFLTILGFALYDVVVVFDKVQENTRGITANNNQTYGEAANLAINQSLMRSLNTSVVALLPVGGLLFIGAGLLGAGTLKDLGLVLFVGMAVAFLTSILLATPLLVLLKNYDPRIQAHNKRVLARRGAIARGEVTGKGTAPRTDDSDDEPVDPESAALAGAAPRVGARPAGKRPTGARSGRPAGGGGNRPGGGKRR from the coding sequence ATGGCAAAGAGTGGTCTCGCGAGCCGCCTCTACCGCGGCGAGGCCGGCCTCGACATCATCGGCCGGCGCAAGCTCTGGTTCGGCGTCGCGCTCGTGCTGATCCTGCTGTCGCTGCTCAGCTTCGGGCTGCGCGGCTTCAGCCTCGGCATCGAGTTCGCCGGCGGCAACTCTTTCCAGATCCCGGCGAGCGTCGGCACCCTGGAGCAGACCGAGCTGAAGGTCCAGGACGCCCTGGCCGCGGCCGGCGGCGACGCCAAGGTCGTCACCACCCAGAAGGTCGGCGGCACCGGGGGCGACTTCTACGAGGTGCGGACCACCCAGCTCGACACCGAGCAGGCCAACGCCGTCAAGGACGAGATCGCCGACGAGTTCGGCATCGACGCCGCCACCATCAGCGGCAACCAGGTCAGCGAGGCGTGGGGCAGCCAGGTCACCTCCCGGGCGCTGCTCGGTCTGGTCATCTTCATCGCGGTGGTGATGATCTACCTGATCCTGCGCTTCGAGTGGCGGATGGCGGTCGCCGCGGTCTCCTCGCTGATCATGAACCTGATCCTCACCGCCGGTATCTACTCGCTTGTCGGCTTCGAGGTCACCCCGTCGACGGTCATCGGCTTCCTCACGATCCTGGGCTTCGCGCTCTACGACGTGGTGGTGGTCTTCGACAAGGTGCAGGAGAACACGCGCGGCATCACCGCGAACAACAACCAGACGTACGGCGAGGCGGCCAACCTGGCGATCAACCAGAGCCTCATGCGGTCGCTGAACACGTCGGTGGTCGCGCTGCTGCCGGTCGGTGGTCTGCTCTTCATCGGTGCCGGCCTGCTCGGCGCGGGCACCCTGAAGGACCTCGGCCTGGTGCTCTTCGTCGGTATGGCGGTGGCGTTCCTGACCTCGATCCTGCTGGCCACGCCGCTGCTGGTGCTGCTCAAGAACTACGACCCGCGCATCCAGGCGCACAACAAGCGGGTGCTGGCCCGCCGGGGCGCGATCGCCCGTGGCGAGGTCACCGGCAAGGGCACCGCCCCGCGTACCGACGACTCCGACGACGAGCCGGTCGACCCGGAGTCGGCCGCGCTGGCCGGCGCGGCGCCGCGAGTGGGCGCCCGACCGGCCGGGAAGCGGCCGACCGGCGCCCGGAGCGGCCGACCCGCCGGCGGCGGTGGCAACCGGCCGGGTGGCGGCAAGCGGCGCTGA
- a CDS encoding adenine phosphoribosyltransferase: protein MTETHSTGVRGDSGPATAALVASRVLDVPDFPKPGVMFKDLMPLFADGDTFRQVIDGIVAYHGRESFDVVVGIEARGFVVAAAIAYATGVGVVPVRKAGKLPRPAYSASYALEYGEATLEVHEDAFTAGHRVLVVDDVLATGGTAEATLDLVERAGGTVAGFTVLLELAFLGGRERLAPRPVHALLTV, encoded by the coding sequence GTGACGGAGACCCACAGCACCGGGGTACGGGGAGACAGCGGCCCGGCCACCGCCGCGCTGGTCGCCAGCCGGGTGCTCGACGTGCCCGACTTCCCGAAGCCCGGCGTCATGTTCAAGGACCTGATGCCGCTGTTCGCCGACGGCGACACGTTCCGTCAGGTGATCGACGGGATCGTCGCGTACCACGGGCGGGAGTCGTTCGACGTCGTCGTCGGCATCGAGGCGCGCGGGTTCGTGGTCGCTGCCGCCATCGCGTACGCGACCGGGGTCGGCGTCGTGCCGGTGCGCAAGGCCGGCAAGCTGCCCCGTCCGGCCTACTCGGCCTCCTACGCCCTGGAGTACGGCGAGGCCACGCTGGAGGTGCACGAGGACGCCTTCACGGCCGGGCACCGGGTGCTGGTGGTCGACGACGTGCTGGCCACCGGCGGCACCGCCGAGGCGACGCTGGACCTGGTGGAGCGGGCCGGCGGGACCGTGGCCGGCTTCACCGTCCTGCTGGAGCTCGCCTTCCTCGGCGGCCGGGAGCGGCTGGCCCCGCGCCCGGTGCATGCCCTGTTGACCGTTTGA